The following is a genomic window from Prunus persica cultivar Lovell chromosome G7, Prunus_persica_NCBIv2, whole genome shotgun sequence.
TCTTTTGGATATTATTTGTCTAACTTGTACTCCATATTTGTGGTCTTAAATATCCCATTGACTGAAATTGCTACTTTAAACTTCAAAGTAATTATCTGGCTTAAGTGTTGATGGGGTTGGACTATTTACCCCACAACTCAACTTGACTTTGAAGTCTTTGCATGCATGATCATAACAATGTCGTTGTGTGTATTTTACCTTTATCAGAGATTTGTAAGTCGTTTAATCGAAGTTCACACAATTTGTGTAGGTAGGGACCGGATTATGGAAATTTTTCGTTCTTGGTAGAGTGTCCGTGACGCATAATTTTGAACAATTCGAAGTGTACACATTCTCAACCATCTGAATTCTCATTTGCTCCTATATATAGGGCATCTTTGTACTCTTCAATCTTGCAGACTCATATCTTTAGTCCTGCAGATCATCCCATTGCATAAGAATCATGGGTCACACCAGTGCTAGTGCTTCCATCCAACTTGTTTCACTAATTATACTATCAGGATTTTTATCCTTTGGAACCATTAAACTCGGTTTCTGCAGTGATGATCATAATGTGGGATGCATAGATATAGAGAGGAAAGCACTTCTCAAGCTCAAACAGATCCCTGGGACTGGCTTTCGTCTTGGGTGGGAGAAGATTGCTGCAAATGGAGTGGTGTAGGCTGCAACAACATAACTGGAAGTGTCAACAGGCTCGATCTTCACAATCGCTATTCAGATGGGTTGGATTATTCCGGAGCAAAAGTGTCTGCATTTGGATTTGGTGGTGAGATCAATCCTTCTTTGCTTGTTTTGAAAGATTTGGTTTACTTGGATTTGAGCATGAATAACTTTGAATGTGTCCAACTTCCAAGTTTCATTGGATCACTAGAAAAACTGAAATACCTCAATCTCTCTCGTACATCTTTTGTTGGAGTCATTCCCCCCAATCTTGGAAACCTCTCAAGGTTGCTTTATCTTGATCTTAGCAATTTCCTTGATAATAACCCAAGTGAGACTGACTTTCAGTGGCTTGCAACTCTTTCTTCCTTAAAGTACCTTAACTTGGAAGGAGTGAACCTTGCCAAGGCGACATCCTATTTGCTTCCCACTATTAATATGCTCCATTCACTTGTTGAATTGCATTTGCGCTCTTGTGGACTTTCCATCCTTCCTCTCACTCTTCCTTCTATCAATTTCACATCCCTTTTGGTTCTTGATCTCTCAAACAACAGTTTCAACTCCATGATACCTCCTTGGTTGACCAATCTCAGTGAACTAGAGATGTTGGATTTGTCAGGTAACAGGCTGACAGGAAAACTGCCTGATTCTTTGGGATATCTTAAAAGCTTGAGATACCTGAACTTGTCAACTAACTCATTTCAGGGTTCAatcccaaaatcaattggaAATTTAACATCTTTGGAGGAGTTTGACCTTCGATGGAATCTAATGAGTGGGATCATCCCAGAAAGTCTTTGGGAGCTCTCATCGCTGGTTTCACTTCGTCTCTCTGAAAACACATGGGAAGGTGCCATTACAGAAGCTCATTTTGCGAAACTTGGAGGCCTGAGAGAAGTATCAATTGCAAATAATTCCCCAAACATTTCCTTGGTTTTCAACATAAGTTATGATTGGATACCTCCTTTCCAATTAAGATACTTCATCATTACATCATGCCAACTGGGTCCCAAATTTCCTACATGGCTTAGATATCAGACTGAGTTGACCACGGTGATACTCCGTAATGCTAGGATTTCAGACACCATACCAGATTGGTTTTGGCAGTTGGATTTGCAATTAGATTATCTAAATGTCGCTTTTAATCAACTAAGCGGCAGGATGCCCAATTCATTAAGATTCAGAGTTGATATCATTGTTGATTTGACTTCAAACCGCTTTGAGGGCCCACTCCCACTCTGGTCCTCAAACATTATCGAGCTATTTCTTAGAGACAATCTATTTTCAGGGCCAATTCCTCATAACATTAGTCAAGTGATGCCCAATTTGACACATCTAGACATTTCTGGGAACTCTTTGAGTGGAAGCATTCCCTTGTCCCTTGGTAATTTAAGCCATTTTGAATTCATGATTATCTCAAATAACAACTTGTCTGGTGAGATTCCTCATTTTTGGAACAATATACCATCATTGTATTTTGTAGACATGTCAAACAACAGTCTCTCTGGTACAATCCCAAGATCCTTAGGCTCTCTTACTTCACTCAACTTCTTGATCCTCTCTAGCAACAACTTTTCAGGTGAAGTTCCTTCCTTGAAAAACTGCACTGACATGAGGATTCTTGATCTTGGTGATAACAAGTTTTCTGGACCAATTCCGGCTTCCATAGGAGAAAGCATGCTCTCTTTATTGATTTTAAGCGTGAGGTCCAACTCATTTACTGGAAGCATCCCTTTACAATTATGTGGCCTTTCCACTCTCCATATATTGGACCTCTCATACAACAATCTTTCTGAAAATGTTCCCCACTGGAAGCATAGGTAATTTGAGTGGCTTTAATTCTGAGGTCACAGACAAAGATACAGAAACTTATGGTCAATGGAGAAGATTGGAGGTGGTGTTGAAAGGATGAGTGCTTGTATATGACTCCATCCTTTACCTTGTTAATAGCGTTGATCTCTCGGACAATAACTTGTCAGGAGAGATGCCTGTGGGAATAACAAGCCTAATAAAGTTGGGCACCTTAAAATTTGTCCTTGAATCATTTGACAGGAAATATTCCAGCAAATATCGGAAACTTGAGGTCGATAGAAACTCTTGATCTATCAATGAACAAACTTTCAGGTTCAATTCCACAGAACATGGTTTCTTTAACATTTTTGAATCATCTGAACCTGTCAAACAATAACTTGTCCGGGAAAATTCCAACGGGTAACCAGTTTAAGACCTTTGTTGACCCGTCAATTTATGAGGGCAATGATGGTCTTAGCGGGTGTCCATTACCAACTGGTTGCCATGATAATGAAGAAGCACCTCAAGTTCCAAGTGGAGATGGAGGAGAGGATGATGACAGCAAACTTGAAAAGCTATAGTTCGTCATCAGCATGGTGATAGGTTTCTGTGCAGGGTTTTGGGGAGTTTTTGGAACTTGGCCATGAAGAGATCTTGGAGATATGCCTATTTTCACTTCCTTGACAAAGTGAAACATGTTGTCCTTGATTTTGTCTCAGCCATTGGTTCTTATCTGCAGAAAAGATCATAGAACAAGCTGCGAATGTGAAGGCACTTATGTATGCAAGCAAATAAAGCAATGTTTAGTATTGTCCTTTACAAATTTGTAAGTTGGTTGTAATATGCATTTATACTTGTATGTGTTGTGCTAGAAGCACCAAGCCGTATGGAAATAATTGCTTCAATACATTTCGAAATCGAGAAATTTTTACTAGAGCAGGTGCTGCTAATTAACCCAAGGATTAAcagaaaataaatgtaaaaacaagaaaataaaagattttaCGAAGTTTCTCATAACAAGTATAACTGAGGTATGTCCTAGAGCAGCACATCAACTATCAACAAATTGGGATGTTTACAAAGTGTTTGGCAACCTCACAACCCAAAGCGCCAAATACACCCAATAACACTCACCGCAGAAAAACAAATAGGGGAGGAAATTATGAACCTTAACTAATGCTCTCTGGGCCCGAGTGCTAAAAGGACCTTCATGGGTTTGGACAAGTCTTCTGGAAGGAAAAAGGGCAGTCATTGATAGAGGTCGAACACAAATCCTAAATGGTGAGAATACTTGTATCTGGTCTGACAGCTGGTTCCCCCCTCCACATGATGGTCGCATTACTCCGATCAACCCTGTCCCCCCTTCTGCACCCTAGCATGTAAATTGTTGGCGTGTGCGTGAGTTCAGGAAATTGATTTCCTAATTAGTGTAGTTGACTAATTCTTGTACAATTAGGACTTTGTTTcctagtttattttatttccttgttAAACCTGTAAAACCCTATGTAAACATATAAATAGCTCATTATGGAGATGAATAGAAAGTATCAGTTTTGCCTAAACATATATTTCtacttggtatcagagccaccgATCTAGTGGTTTCTTGTTTATCCCAAACCCTCTAATTGAATTCAAACCTATATTGAGTTCATAAGTTTTTCTTCCATCCTCCACATATATTGGGTTCATACTTCCACACCATCAATTCCCGCTGCGATGACAACACCCGAGGC
Proteins encoded in this region:
- the LOC18769831 gene encoding probable LRR receptor-like serine/threonine-protein kinase At1g34110, giving the protein MHRYREESTSQAQTDPWDWLSSWVGEDCCKWSGVGCNNITGSVNRLDLHNRYSDGLDYSGAKVSAFGFGGEINPSLLVLKDLVYLDLSMNNFECVQLPSFIGSLEKLKYLNLSRTSFVGVIPPNLGNLSRLLYLDLSNFLDNNPSETDFQWLATLSSLKYLNLEGVNLAKATSYLLPTINMLHSLVELHLRSCGLSILPLTLPSINFTSLLVLDLSNNSFNSMIPPWLTNLSELEMLDLSGNRLTGKLPDSLGYLKSLRYLNLSTNSFQGSIPKSIGNLTSLEEFDLRWNLMSGIIPESLWELSSLVSLRLSENTWEGAITEAHFAKLGGLREVSIANNSPNISLVFNISYDWIPPFQLRYFIITSCQLGPKFPTWLRYQTELTTVILRNARISDTIPDWFWQLDLQLDYLNVAFNQLSGRMPNSLRFRVDIIVDLTSNRFEGPLPLWSSNIIELFLRDNLFSGPIPHNISQVMPNLTHLDISGNSLSGSIPLSLGNLSHFEFMIISNNNLSGEIPHFWNNIPSLYFVDMSNNSLSGTIPRSLGSLTSLNFLILSSNNFSGEVPSLKNCTDMRILDLGDNKFSGPIPASIGESMLSLLILSVRSNSFTGSIPLQLCGLSTLHILDLSYNNLSENVPHWKHR